A genomic segment from Enoplosus armatus isolate fEnoArm2 chromosome 12, fEnoArm2.hap1, whole genome shotgun sequence encodes:
- the LOC139294728 gene encoding 5-hydroxytryptamine receptor 1D yields the protein MDDLDGSWSSLQAAAAVNASWTEGAGHGVSQRTQLVLEILMVLMCLGAVTGNILVIVIVAATKTFHSVTSVLIMNLAISDLLVGVGVMPFVALSIMNRGWVDCTDLCLYVGYTSSVYCTASVLTLAAIALDRYHSIMDCLRYSSRCTLRRCCGVVLWIWLQALATSCPPLLGWSSVSYVVPMYSCAVNWASSPSYTAFMAALSYLIPAVVILFCYVNIVKVARSHARRIHTLEDSVQRSRNPSSAFTPGDSSRQHCGSLHSPSKLIYHVSGQFVPEVSREGGDYISPALPDSATEQNNPTPRRLFSFLAQSTSQPPLQNSQQHHHGVVRLFLVISAFFLCWTPYIGVALVQATETAISGQSSLVPPSAVTFSYWLVLLNSDINPLLYALLSKRFQGALQGLRLKIRARLGSVVGRGGEVRAEGDEGRSSDPCTLTTTHPGPPSSSETCDDSKYSSSIFTVSADFKHQDLCKVCHRENTSQSCSVWQDAVGEGIVDCLQVPSRPQEGGRLPFSALTNERQATFFFGQITVRVEHDVC from the exons gTAATATTCTTGTCATTGTTATTGTGGCTGCAACCAAGACTTTCCACTCTGTGACGTCGGTGCTGATCATGAACCTGGCCATCAGTGACCTCCTGGTGGGCGTCGGAGTGATGCCTTTTGTTGCTTTGTCCATCATGAACCGTGGATGGGTGGATTGTACT GACCTCTGTTTGTACGTGGGTTACACCTCCTCTGTGTACTGTACCGCTTCTGTACTGACATTAGCTGCTATTGCCCTCGACCGCTACCACTCCATCATGGACTGCCTGCGCTACAGCTCCCGCTGCACCCTGAGGAGGTGCTGTGGTGTGGTCCTGTGGATCTGGCTGCAGGCTCTGGCCACCAGTTGCCCTCCCCTGCTGGGCTGGAGCTCTGTCAGCTATGTGGTTCCCATGTACAGCTGTGCAGTCAACTGGGCCAGCAGCCCCAGCTACACGGCCTTCATGGCTGCCCTCTCCTACCTCATACCGGCAGTGGTCATCCTCTTCTGCTACGTGAACATCGTCAAGGTGGCCCGCAGCCATGCCAGGAGGATTCATACATTGGAGGACTCTGTCCAGCGCAGCAGGAACCCAAGCTCTGCCTTCACTCCTGGTGATTCATCTCGCCAGCATTGTGGGAGCCTCCACAGCCCCTCGAAGCTGATCTATCATGTAAGTGGACAGTTTGTGCCTGAGGTCAGCAGAGAAGGGGGAGATTATATCAGCCCTGCTCTCCCAGATTCTGCTACAGAGCAGAATAACCCTACACCCAGACGTTTGTTCTCCTTCCTGGCTCAGAGCACCTCCCAGCCACCCCTGCAGAACTCCCAGCAGCACCACCATGGGGTGGTGCGTCTCTTCCTGGTCATCTCagccttcttcctctgctggaCACCTTACATAGGTGTGGCCCTGGTTCAGGCCACAGAGACTGCAATCTCAGGTCAGTCCAGCCTCGTCCCACCCTCTGCTGTTACCTTTTCGTACTGGTTGGTGTTGCTGAACTCTGACATCAATCCACTGCTGTACGCTCTGCTTAGCAAGCGTTTCCAGGGTGCCCTTCAGGGACTGAGGCTAAAGATAAGAGCTCGCCTGGGGAGTGTGGTgggcaggggaggggaggtcagggcagagggagatgaaggCAGGAGCAGCGACCCCTGCACTCTGACCACCACCCATCCTGGTCCGCCTTCCAGCTCTGAGACTTGTGATGACTCCAAGTATTCCTCCTCCATTTTTACTGTTAGCGCTGACTTCAAACATCAGGATCTATGCAAAGTGTGTCACCGTGAAAATACCTCCCAATCCTGCTCCGTGTGGCAAGATGCTGTTGGTGAAGGGATAGTGGACTGCCTGCAGGTCCCCTCTCGGCCACAAGAGGGCGGCAGACTACCTTTCTCAGCTCTGACCAATGAGCGTCAGGCCACTTTCTTCTTCGGCCAGATAACAGTGAGAGTAGAGCATGATGTTTGTTAA